A region from the Vicia villosa cultivar HV-30 ecotype Madison, WI linkage group LG3, Vvil1.0, whole genome shotgun sequence genome encodes:
- the LOC131655958 gene encoding clathrin coat assembly protein AP180-like, with product MPSKLRKAIGAVKDQTSISLAKVTNAANLEVIILKATTHDKNPIEERYVNEIVNVVSSNKAYAAACAHCIGKRIGKTRNWVVAIKSLMIVLRIFQDGDPYFPREVFHSMKRGAKILNLSSFKDDSNSSPWDYTAFIRTFALYLDERLDCFLTGKLQRRFTYNNRFYEKNQRNEPGIKDMKPTLILNRISYWQRLLDRAMGTRPTGSAKNSRLVQISLYAVVQESFDLYKDINDGLGVVLDNFFNLPLSACVTAFNACVKSYKQFDELAAFYIFCASIGIGRSYEYPCVQKVSEELMETLQAFLKDQASFHTNNNGSKHLIISAHKKSNVGSCSSQDELGVDRCGTLERFFETGSEFGSQCTSLEDLMCATDAAGSSRGSMEHDVYSEVSDEDEKRSSQYDDEFVSANDSASVRSLTTDRHSRSSFDIINVDDINQDQVQQNQTNEGGSKDCWEIVLAKTVTNETSSSSTPKLDNSFDPFLNFFDQPLVPAPQQMYNPFLEDIGTLAPLAATTTNSDFDDIFDVSLAPTFRAATTSQTFNAEDPFASSFSNSITNLDLLFGDMNQTNTTVAPTFQAQNSLQMVVAPTFEAQDSFKNVSTPTSNVDYLVESPIYTVENPNTCIVPFDSCNSFNNSTVAPTFSASGGNETTLATEVEDDPFGPWTSASMTNDQTSNVSSMQDQTLLRLQQMWLEQQNKIIARRMT from the coding sequence ATGCCAAGCAAACTAAGGAAAGCAATTGGAGCAGTAAAAGACCAAACAAGCATTAGCCTAGCAAAGGTAACAAATGCTGCAAATCTTGAGGTAATAATTCTTAAAGCAACAACACATGATAAAAATCCAATCGAAGAGCGTTACGtgaacgaaatcgttaatgtagTATCTTCCAACAAAGCTTATGCTGCTGCATGTGCACATTGTATAGGCAAAAGAATTGGCAAAACTAGAAACTGGGTTGTTGCAATCAAATCTCTTATGATTGTCCTTAGAATATTCCAAGACGGTGATCCGTATTTTCCTAGAGAAGTTTTTCATTCGATGAAAAGGGGCGCGAAAATTCTCAACCTTTCAAGTTTCAAAGACGATTCAAATTCTAGTCCTTGGGATTATACCGCGTTTATCAGAACGTTTGCGTTGTACCTTGACGAACGGTTAGATTGTTTCCTAACGGGAAAACTTCAAAGGCGATTCACGTATAATAACCGGTTTTACGAGAAGAATCAAAGGAATGAACCTGGTATTAAAGATATGAAACCTACATTGATTCTTAATAGAATCAGTTATTGGCAAAGGTTGTTGGATAGAGCTATGGGGACAAGACCGACCGGTTCTGCCAAGAACAGTCGTTTGGTTCAGATTTCTCTCTATGCTGTTGTGCAAGAAAGTTTTGATCTTTACAAAGATATCAATGATGGGCTTGGTGTTGTTTTGGACAATTTCTTCAATTTACCACTTTCTGCTTGTGTTACCGCTTTCAATGCATGTGTTAAATCGTATAAACAATTCGACGAGTTAGctgcattttatattttttgtgcAAGCATTGGAATTGGAAGATCCTATGAGTATCCATGTGTGCAGAAAGTTTCTGAAGAGCTTATGGAAACATTGCAAGCTTTCTTGAAGGATCAAGCTTCGTTTCATACGAATAACAACGGTTCAAAACATTTAATTATTTCTGCACACAAAAAGTCTAATGTAGGTTCATGTTCATCTCAAGATGAATTAGGTGTTGATAGATGTGGAACACTTGAAAGGTTTTTTGAGACCGGTTCCGAGTTTGGATCTCAATGTACATCATTGGAGGATTTAATGTGCGCAACCGATGCGGCCGGGAGTTCGCGCGGATCTATGGAACATGATGTGTATTCTGAGGTATCCGACGAAGACGAGAAACGATCATCACAATATGATGATGAGTTTGTTAGTGCTAATGATTCTGCTTCGGTTAGATCATTGACGACCGATCGACACTCAAGGTCGAGTTTCGATATAATAAATGTTGATGATATAAATCAAGATCAAGTgcaacaaaatcaaacaaatgaAGGTGGTTCCAAGGATTGTTGGGAAATAGTATTGGCAAAGACAGTAACTAAtgaaacatcatcatcatcaacacctAAATTGGATAATAGTTTTGACCCTTTTCTCAACTTTTTCGACCAACCTTTAGTACCTGCACCTCAACAAATGTACAATCCATTCCTTGAAGACATTGGAACTTTAGCTCCTCTTGCAGCCACGACAACCAATTCCGATTTTGATGATATTTTCGATGTATCGCTAGCACCAACCTTTAGGGCAGCAACAACATCACAAACCTTTAATGCTGAAGACCCTTTTGCATCATCTTTCTCCAATTCCATAACAAATTTGGATCTTCTTTTCGGCGACATGAATCAAACCAACACAACAGTTGCACCAACCTTTCAGGCTCAAAATTCTCTGCAGATGGTTGTAGCACCAACCTTTGAGGCTCAAGATTCTTTCAAGAATGTTTCAACACCAACTTCAAATGTTGATTACTTAGTAGAATCACCAATCTATACAGTTGAGAATCCTAATACTTGTATTGTTCCTTTTGATTCTTGTAATAGTTTTAACAATTCAACAGTGGCACCAACATTTAGTGCAAGTGGTGGCAATGAAACAACATTGGCAACAGAAGTAGAAGATGATCCTTTTGGACCATGGACTAGTGCTTCAATGACCAATGATCAAACATCTAATGTGTCATCAATGCAAGATCAAACTTTGTTGAGGCTTCAACAAATGTGGTTGGAACAACAAAACAAGATTATAGCAAGGCGTATGACttga